In Ptychodera flava strain L36383 chromosome 21, AS_Pfla_20210202, whole genome shotgun sequence, a genomic segment contains:
- the LOC139122097 gene encoding ceroid-lipofuscinosis neuronal protein 6-like isoform X3, translating to MKSAGKLVTIPWCVLITSFWILDIGRNIIRVFIPGQILYVDSVVLADYMHVLYTIIVPVCIYKLWEHSPNRIPSNIMIPTLAILTVGCSIQIVSDSVIARLTSLGFDHALSVEDNTLMQFVKPRELIDIFKHVIHIGTGLGYYLWVVSLLLALFAYFVSCFIKKSSHIPEGIQQLTTTSWLILVPLAVYLWYIVSEYQLVGPFLILLSMVILYQAFEFSLHRVTDINGQLLLQSFGITLVFLLTWKFLVWGDKNLSGQYPGLLGIPQPWTYVRMYIHSNVGDPSVFMSEPDEIMQSSSPVLSVTVSGASQ from the exons GTTTTTATCCCTGGTCAGATTTTATACGTTGATAGTGTCGTTCTTGCAGACTATATGCATGTCTTGTATACCATTATTGTTCCTGTATGTATTTACAAG CTTTGGGAACATTCACCAAACAGAATTCCATCCAATATAATGATTCCAACCCTGGCTATCTTGACTGTCGGCTGCAGCATTCAGATAGTCAGTGACTCTGTGATAGCAAGACTAACCAGCCTTGGTTTTGATCACGCTTTGTCAGTGGAAGATAACACCTTGATGCAGTTTGTAAAACCAAGAGAGCTG ATTGATATCTTCAAACATGTAATCCATATTGGAACTGGTTTAGGATATTATTTGTG gGTGGTATCTTTGCTGTTGGCACTCTTTGCTTATTTTGTCAGCTGTTTTATCAAGAAATCCTCCCACATTCCGGAAGGTATTCAACAGCTAACAACAACGTCTTGGCTTATCTTAGTTCCACTTGCTGTGTATCTTTG GTACATTGTTTCTGAGTATCAGTTGGTGGGACCGTTTCTAATTCTACTTTCTATGGTGATATTATATCAAGCATTTGAGTTTTCACTGCACCGAGTGACAGATATCAACGGACAGTTGCTACTCCAAAGTTTTGGAATTACACTAGTATTTCTGCTCACATGGAAGTTCTTAGTGTGGGGTGATAAGAATCTTAGCGGACAATATCCAGGACTGCTTGGAATtccacaaccatggacttatgTTAGGATGTACATCCACAGTAATGTTGGTGACCCTAGTGTTTTCATGTCTGAACCTGATGAGATAATGCAGTCAAGTTCACCTGTGTTGTCAGTGACTGTGTCAGGTGCATCTCAATAA